In Marmota flaviventris isolate mMarFla1 chromosome 17, mMarFla1.hap1, whole genome shotgun sequence, a single genomic region encodes these proteins:
- the Rdm1 gene encoding RAD52 motif-containing protein 1 isoform X1 translates to MEVAGTTASEMEQKRDHPMSGTKPKEDLAASTVVLSGPLRSLMRNLEEETLAWRKRKVQPSQQPSSSYQESGKIAVVYRPSEEIRVARSEEELHDIIQVTCFSWKQYSQGEEEYLWDFSLEEEEFRLPELD, encoded by the exons CCAGTGAGATGGAGCAAAAGCGAGACCATCCTATGTCCGGAACTAAGCCTAAAGAAGACCTGGCAGCTTCCACTGTTGTGCTCTCAGGACCTCTAAGATCCCTTATGAGAAATCTGGAAGAAGAGACCTTGgcatggagaaagagaaaggtcCAGCCATCCCAGCAACCCAGCTCTTCCTACCAGG AGAGTGGTAAAATAGCTGTGGTGTACAGACCCAGTGAAGAGATCAGAGTTGCCAGAAGTGAAGAAGAACTACATGATATAATTCAA GTCACTTGCTTCTCTTGGAAGCAGTATAGCCAAGGGGAGGAAGAATATCTCTGGGATTTCAGCCTGGAAGAGGAAGAATTCAGGCTGCCAGAACTGGACTAG
- the Rdm1 gene encoding RAD52 motif-containing protein 1 isoform X2 — protein sequence MSSEMEQKRDHPMSGTKPKEDLAASTVVLSGPLRSLMRNLEEETLAWRKRKVQPSQQPSSSYQESGKIAVVYRPSEEIRVARSEEELHDIIQVTCFSWKQYSQGEEEYLWDFSLEEEEFRLPELD from the exons TGAGATGGAGCAAAAGCGAGACCATCCTATGTCCGGAACTAAGCCTAAAGAAGACCTGGCAGCTTCCACTGTTGTGCTCTCAGGACCTCTAAGATCCCTTATGAGAAATCTGGAAGAAGAGACCTTGgcatggagaaagagaaaggtcCAGCCATCCCAGCAACCCAGCTCTTCCTACCAGG AGAGTGGTAAAATAGCTGTGGTGTACAGACCCAGTGAAGAGATCAGAGTTGCCAGAAGTGAAGAAGAACTACATGATATAATTCAA GTCACTTGCTTCTCTTGGAAGCAGTATAGCCAAGGGGAGGAAGAATATCTCTGGGATTTCAGCCTGGAAGAGGAAGAATTCAGGCTGCCAGAACTGGACTAG
- the Rdm1 gene encoding RAD52 motif-containing protein 1 isoform X3 codes for MEQKRDHPMSGTKPKEDLAASTVVLSGPLRSLMRNLEEETLAWRKRKVQPSQQPSSSYQESGKIAVVYRPSEEIRVARSEEELHDIIQVTCFSWKQYSQGEEEYLWDFSLEEEEFRLPELD; via the exons ATGGAGCAAAAGCGAGACCATCCTATGTCCGGAACTAAGCCTAAAGAAGACCTGGCAGCTTCCACTGTTGTGCTCTCAGGACCTCTAAGATCCCTTATGAGAAATCTGGAAGAAGAGACCTTGgcatggagaaagagaaaggtcCAGCCATCCCAGCAACCCAGCTCTTCCTACCAGG AGAGTGGTAAAATAGCTGTGGTGTACAGACCCAGTGAAGAGATCAGAGTTGCCAGAAGTGAAGAAGAACTACATGATATAATTCAA GTCACTTGCTTCTCTTGGAAGCAGTATAGCCAAGGGGAGGAAGAATATCTCTGGGATTTCAGCCTGGAAGAGGAAGAATTCAGGCTGCCAGAACTGGACTAG